A genomic region of Arachis hypogaea cultivar Tifrunner chromosome 5, arahy.Tifrunner.gnm2.J5K5, whole genome shotgun sequence contains the following coding sequences:
- the LOC112800884 gene encoding UDP-glucuronate 4-epimerase 5 → MSLVKTVAASHNNVDNNMLPSTPGKLKPEKYQPYNHYMIHRLRLSKLTLWSSIFLAFILFFFILSPPSPSPAANRRESWGSHHWEKRVTKSACRNSDSGFTVLVTGAAGFIGCHVSLSLKQRGDGVLGLDNFNRYYDQNLKRSRQKVLSRAGVFVVEGDINDAALIRKLFDVVHFTHVMHLAAQAGVRYAMQNPHSYVHSNVAGFVNLLEASKDANPQPAIVWASSSSVYGLNSKVPFSEKDRTDQPASLYAATKKAGEAIAHSYNHIYGLSITGLRFFTVYGPWGRPDMAYFFFTKDILKGKQITVFEAADGGTVARDFTYIDDIVKGCLGALDTAKRSTGSGGKKKGPAQFRIYNLGNTSPVAVSELVRILEKLLKVKAKKKVMVMPRNGDVQFTHANISRAHRELGYMPTTDLETGLSNFVKWYLDFYSPSTKNPASSSSSSSW, encoded by the coding sequence ATGTCGCTGGTGAAGACGGTGGCGGCGTCACACAACAACGTCGACAATAACATGCTGCCATCAACACCGGGCAAGTTGAAACCAGAAAAGTACCAACCCTACAACCACTACATGATCCACCGCCTCAGGCTATCAAAACTCACCCTCTGGTCCTCCATCTTCCTCGCcttcatcctcttcttcttcatcctctcCCCTCCATCTCCTTCCCCCGCCGCCAACCGCCGTGAATCATGGGGAAGCCACCACTGGGAAAAGCGCGTCACCAAGTCAGCCTGCAGGAACTCCGACTCCGGATTCACCGTCCTCGTCACCGGCGCTGCCGGCTTCATCGGCTGCCACGTGTCCCTTTCCCTCAAGCAGCGCGGCGACGGAGTCCTCGGCCTCGACAACTTCAACCGCTACTACGATCAGAACCTGAAACGCTCCCGCCAGAAGGTGCTCTCACGCGCCGGCGTCTTCGTGGTGGAGGGCGACATCAACGACGCTGCGCTCATTCGCAAACTCTTCGACGTCGTCCACTTCACCCACGTCATGCACCTGGCCGCCCAGGCGGGCGTCCGCTACGCCATGCAGAACCCGCATTCCTACGTCCACAGCAACGTCGCGGGGTTTGTGAACCTTCTAGAAGCTTCGAAAGATGCGAACCCGCAACCAGCGATCGTGTGGGCCTCATCGAGTTCCGTGTACGGACTCAATTCTAAGGTACCGTTTTCGGAGAAGGACAGAACTGATCAACCGGCGAGTCTTTACGCCGCTACGAAGAAAGCAGGTGAAGCCATTGCGCATAGCTATAACCACATCTATGGGCTTTCCATCACTGGGTTGCGTTTCTTCACTGTTTATGGTCCTTGGGGTAGGCCTGACATGGCGTATTTCTTCTTCACGAAGGATATTCTGAAGGGGAAGCAGATCACTGTGTTTGAGGCGGCAGATGGTGGAACAGTTGCGAGGGATTTTACATACATTGATGACATCGTGAAGGGGTGTTTAGGGGCTTTGGACACGGCGAAGAGGAGCACTGGCAGCGGGGGGAAGAAGAAGGGGCCTGCGCAGTTCAGGATATATAACCTGGGGAACACTTCGCCGGTGGCGGTGAGCGAGCTTGTGAGGATATTGGAGAAGCTTCTGAAGGTGAAGGCGAAGAAGAAGGTGATGGTTATGCCGAGGAATGGGGACGTTCAGTTCACGCATGCCAATATTAGCAGAGCGCATAGGGAGCTTGGTTACATGCCCACCACAGATTTGGAGACAGGTCTCAGCAACTTTGTGAAATGGTACCTTGATTTTTACTCTCCCTCTACGAAGAaccctgcttcttcttcttcttcttcttcttggtga
- the LOC112800879 gene encoding protein NSP-INTERACTING KINASE 2 — protein sequence MNSLGFLLLLLVLVAFSIVQLVHGNAELRALMDLKSSLDPEGKILSSWSSDGDPCSGLFQGVACNEHRKVANISLQGKGLSGWLSPSVAELKCLSGLYLHYNNLSGEIPPQISNLTELVDLYLDVNSLSGTIPTEIGNMASLQVVQLGDNQLVGSIPKQMGSLKQLSTLALQYNKLSGEIPLSLGNLEKLSRLNLSFNNFTGMIPATLAHLEQLKVLDIQNNSLSGFVPSGLKRLGDGFQGANNRGLCGVGFSTLRACNKDQDMKVNHIDDTDQDLPKNDDTENALPEPANVKLNCNQTHCSKSRRFPQAVITAGLVTITLTFFSVGFLTFVKYRRQKQRIRNTSDSSEGKLSPCQPKDFIRKSPSPLVNLEYHNGWDPLSNQNLNQVRFNVDEVESATLYFSEANLLSKSKFSAVYKGVLRDGSLVAIRSINSTCCKTEEAEFVKGLTLVTSLRHENLVRLRGFCCSRSRGECFLIYDFATKGNLSQYLDMEDGNGHVLEWPKRVSIIKGIAKGIGYLHGDEASKPSLVHQNISVENVLLDQQFNPLIMDAGLPKLLADDVVFSALKVSAAMGYLAPEYVTTGRFTEKSDIYAFGVIVLQVLSGKKTVGGSIRLAVESLRFDDFVDRNLRGRYSKHEATMLSKLATLCTHELPDQRPTMVDVIQELNVFPANS from the exons ATGAATTCCCTTGGTTTCCTTCTTTTATTGCTTGTTCTGGTTGCATTTTCCATTGTGCAGCTGGTTCATGGAAATGCAGAACTGAGAGCTCTTATGGACTTGAAATCCTCACTAGACCCGGAGGGAAAGATCCTTAGCTCTTGGAGCAGTGATGGTGATCCATGCAGTGGCTTGTTCCAAGGTGTTGCGTGCAATGAGCACCGCAAAGTGGCCAACATTTCCTTGCAGGGAAAGGGACTTTCAGGGTGGTTATCTCCTTCTGTGGCTGAACTTAAATGCTTGTCAGGTTTATACCTTCATTACAACAACCTTTCTGGTGAGATACCCCCACAGATTTCAAATCTTACTGAACTTGTTGATCTCTATCTCGACGTGAATAGTCTCTCCGGAACCATACCTACTGAGATCGGCAACATGGCTAGTCTCCAAG TGGTGCAGTTAGGAGACAACCAATTAGTGGGAAGTATACCTAAACAGATGGGCTCCTTGAAGCAGCTTAGTACTCTTGCATTGCAATATAACAAATTAAGTGGCGAAATTCCACTAAGCTTGGGAAACTTGGAAAAGCTAAGCAGGCTGAATTTGAGCTTTAACAACTTCACTGGTATGATTCCTGCAACATTAGCTCATCTTGAACAACTCAAGGTTCTAGACATTCAAAACAATTCTCTATCAGGGTTTGTTCCTTCAG GATTGAAGAGACTGGGGGATGGATTCCAAGGTGCAAACAACCGAGGTCTATGTGGAGTTGGGTTTTCTACTCTGAGAGCATGCAACAAAGATCAAGACATGAAAGTTAACCATATTGATGACACAGACCAAGATCTACCCAAAAATGATGATACTGAAAACGCTCTTCCAGAGCCTGCGAATGTGAAATtgaattgtaaccagactcattgCTCAAAATCAAGGAGGTTTCCTCAGGCTGTGATCACAGCAGGTCTTGTGACAATCACACTCACATTCTTCAGCGTTGGATTTCTTACTTTTGTCAAATACCGACGGCAAAAGCAGAGGATTAGGAATACATCAGACTCATCTGAAGGGAAACTTAGTCCTTGCCAGCCTAAAGACTTCATCAGGAAAAGTCCATCTCCACTTGTTAACCTTGAGTATCACAATGGATGGGATCCATTGTCTAACCAAAATCTAAACCAGGTTAGATTTAATGTGGATGAGGTAGAGTCGGCAACGCTGTACTTTTCGGAAGCCAATTTATTGAGTAAGAGCAAATTCTCAGCAGTTTATAAGGGAGTACTCAGAGATGGTTCTCTTGTGGCCATTAGAAGCATTAACTCGACATGCTGCAAAACTGAGGAAGCTGAGTTTGTGAAGGGGCTGACCTTAGTAACCTCACTGAGACATGAAAACCTTGTTAGGCTCAGAGGTTTCTGCTGTTCAAGAAGTAGAGGTGAATGTTTCCTGATCTATGACTTTGCCACCAAGGGAAACCTGTCTCAATATCTTGATATGGAAGATGGAAATGGACATGTGCTTGAATGGCCCAAGAGGGTCTCCATCATCAAGGGCATTGCAAAGG GTATTGGATATTTGCACGGTGATGAAGCAAGCAAACCTTCCCTAGTACATCAGAATATTTCAGTTGAAAATGTTCTCCTTGACCAGCAGTTCAATCCGTTGATCATGGATGCTGGGCTCCCCAAGCTTCTTGCAGATGACGTTGTTTTCTCAGCTCTGAAAGTAAGTGCCGCCATGGGGTACCTGGCCCCTGAATACGTTACTACAGGACGCTTCACTGAGAAGAGTGACATCTATGCATTTGGTGTCATTGTTCTTCAAGTTCTGTCTGGGAAGAAAACTGTAGGTGGTTCGATACGGTTGGCAGTTGAGTCTCTAAGATTTGATGATTTTGTTGACAGAAATCTGAGGGGAAGATACTCCAAACATGAGGCAACAATGCTTTCAAAGCTTGCAACTCTCTGCACCCATGAGCTTCCTGACCAAAGGCCAACCATGGTGGATGTGATTCAAGAACTGAATGTGTTTCCTGCTAATTCATGA
- the LOC112800882 gene encoding probable calcium-binding protein CML13: MGKDLSDEQVASMKEAFTLFDTSGSGRIAPSELGILMRSLGGNPTQAQLKAIIAEENLTAPFDFPRFLDLMAKHMKAEPFDRQLRDAFKVLDKDNTGYVSVSELRHILTSIGEKLEPSEFDEWIREVDVGPDGKIRYEDFIARMVAK, translated from the coding sequence atgggtAAGGATCTGAGCGACGAGCAGGTAGCTTCGATGAAGGAAGCTTTCACTCTCTTCGATACGAGCGGCAGCGGGCGGATCGCTCCGTCGGAGCTTGGGATCCTTATGAGGTCGCTGGGCGGCAACCCCACCCAGGCACAACTCAAAGCCATCATCGCCGAAGAGAACCTCACCGCACCCTTCGATTTTCCTCGATTTCTGGATCTGATGGCCAAGCACATGAAGGCTGAGCCCTTTGATCGCCAGCTCCGCGACGCCTTCAAGGTCCTCGACAAGGACAACACCGGCTACGTCTCCGTCTCTGAGCTCCGCCACATCCTCACCAGTATTGGCGAGAAGCTCGAGCCCTCTGAGTTTGACGAGTGGATCAGGGAGGTTGATGTTGGCCCCGATGGTAAGATCCGTTACGAGGATTTCATCGCCAGAATGGTTGCTAAGTAA
- the LOC112800881 gene encoding membralin-like protein At1g60995 isoform X2, translated as MVASKSGMAKFIHQCILVQLQHHARHRLPTFQLIFVHVIESLVFVPFYDDQLLAFMVLILIWLCELFTLIRFFIFGSIYYSSFYATSYLILLESF; from the exons ATGGTGGCTTCAAAGTCCGGCATGGCCAAGTTCATCCATCAGTGCATATTAG TGCAGCTTCAACACCATGCTCGGCATCGCCTTCCGACATTTCAGTTGATCTTTGTACATGTAATTGAATCACTGGTTTTTGTTCCT TTTTATGACGACCAGCTGCTTGCCTTCATGGTCTTGATTCTTATCTGGTTGTGCGAACTCTTTACTCTCATTag GTTTTTCATATTTGGCTCTATCTACTACAGCAGCTTTTATGCAACATCTTATCTTATACTTTTGGAATCGTTTTGA
- the LOC112800881 gene encoding membralin-like protein At1g60995 isoform X1: MVASKSGMAKFIHQCILVQLQHHARHRLPTFQLIFVHVIESLVFVPFYDDQLLAFMVLILIWLCELFTLISVRTPISIKFFPRFFLLYFLVFHIYFFFYSYGFSYLALSTTAAFMQHLILYFWNRFEVRNDKGWKELQSGKRPFLTG, encoded by the exons ATGGTGGCTTCAAAGTCCGGCATGGCCAAGTTCATCCATCAGTGCATATTAG TGCAGCTTCAACACCATGCTCGGCATCGCCTTCCGACATTTCAGTTGATCTTTGTACATGTAATTGAATCACTGGTTTTTGTTCCT TTTTATGACGACCAGCTGCTTGCCTTCATGGTCTTGATTCTTATCTGGTTGTGCGAACTCTTTACTCTCATTag TGTCCGAACGCCGATTTCAATAAAGTTCTTCCCTCGTTTCTTTTTGTTGTATTTTCTGGTCTTtcacatatatttcttcttttattCATATG GTTTTTCATATTTGGCTCTATCTACTACAGCAGCTTTTATGCAACATCTTATCTTATACTTTTGGAATCGTTTTGAGGTAAGAAATGATAAAGGTTGGAAAGAGCTACAATCTGGAAAGAGGCCTTTCCTTACCGGGTGA
- the LOC112800880 gene encoding putative transferase At4g12130, mitochondrial produces the protein MNCVAFTKSIYGRFRSIHHTAFKQFSDHRETQQLLDAGPVASLLKSRGVIRFRGPDTLKFLQGLLSNDVRSFGEPLGEKTANVPTPNVPVATVPPLYAALLTPQGRFLYDFFLYKPPKPDTKLDDTGTAPGSDPHDPFDLFADVDASALAELLHTLKKYRLRSKVEIDDVTEQFSCWQRYGAGVPVKSSNKEEPEAASLGWGAGVDNAGVSSSRANNIGWQWFKDPRLVCLGFRGIFPSNTIPPLVEVGKETDEQNYLLWRIEQGVAEGSSEIPKGEAVPLEYNLAGLNAISFDKGCYVGQELIARTHHRGVIRKRVVPLKFIDDDGKEVENKVIPGSEVMNTASGKKAGTVTTAMGCRGLGLLRLDDAFKGSNTLSIQGQEDVKVVASKPDWWPSEWLQDQQQTAYA, from the exons ATGAATTGCGTTGCATTCACCAAATCAATTTATGGGCGCTTCAGAAGCATCCACCACACCGCCTTTAAACAATTCTCCGACCATCGCGAAACCCAGCAGCTATTGGATGCTGGTCCCGTGGCGTCTCTCTTGAAATCGCGGGGTGTTATCCGGTTCCGAGGTCCTGACACACTCAAGTTCCTTCAGGGTTTGTTGAGCAACGATGTACGCAGCTTCGGTGAACCCCTGGGTGAGAAAACCGCGAATGTGCCAACGCCCAATGTTCCTGTGGCCACTGTCCCTCCTCTATACGCCGCACTTTTGACCCCTCAGGGAAGATTCCTTTATGACTTTTTCCTCTATAAGCCCCCCAAGCCTGATACCAAGCTTGATGATACCGGCACTGCCCCTGGCTCCGACCCTCATGATCCCTTTGATTTGTTCGCCGATGTGGATGCTTCTGCTTTGGCTGAATTGCTTCACACCTTAAAGAA ATACCGGTTGAGGTCAAAGGTTGAGATTGATGATGTCACAGAGCAATTCTCGTGCTGGCAGCGTTACGGTGCTGGTGTTCCTGTTAAGTCCTCCAACAAAGAAGAACCAGAAGCTGCCTCTCTTGGCTGGGGTGCTGGTGTGGACAATGCTGGAGTGTCATCTTCACGTGCAAATAATATTGGATGGCAGTGGTTTAAGGATCCTAGATTGGTCTGTCTGGGTTTCAGAGGGATCTTCCCATCGAATACAATTC CACCTCTTGTTGAGGTTGGTAAAGAAACAGATGAACAGAATTACCTTTTGTGGAGAATAGAGCAAGGGGTAGCAGAAGGATCAAGCGAGATCCCGAAAG GTGAGGCAGTACCACTAGAGTACAATCTTGCAGGCCTTAATGCTATTAGCTTTGACAAAGGTTGCTATGTCGGCCAGGAACTCATAGCTCGAACACACCACAGAGGGGTGATAAGGAAGCGTGTAGTTCCTCTAAAGTTTATcgatgatgatgggaaag AAGTAGAAAACAAGGTGATTCCTGGGTCAGAAGTGATGAACACTGCATCTGGCAAAAAGGCTGGTACAGTAACTACCGCCATGGGATGTCGCGGGTTGGGGCTCTTGCGGCTAGATGATGCCTTTAAAGGGTCCAATACATTATCCATACAAGGACAAGAGGATGTGAAGGTTGTCGCTAGTAAACCCGATTGGTGGCCTTCTGAATGGCTTCAAGATCAGCAACAAACTGCTTATGCGTAA